One window of Peteryoungia desertarenae genomic DNA carries:
- a CDS encoding DUF2218 domain-containing protein: protein MTIATATIPTENGWKYVQQLCKHWSHKLQVDLSENKGVVTFPEAVATMTSDETGITVVIEAEQADVLDRMKGVVANHLDRFAFREAPLPFDWKDA from the coding sequence ATGACGATTGCCACCGCCACGATCCCAACCGAAAACGGCTGGAAATACGTGCAACAGCTCTGCAAGCACTGGTCGCACAAGCTGCAGGTTGACCTGTCAGAGAACAAGGGCGTCGTCACTTTCCCGGAAGCCGTGGCGACAATGACCTCCGACGAGACCGGAATCACGGTTGTCATCGAGGCAGAGCAGGCGGATGTTCTGGATCGCATGAAGGGCGTGGTGGCCAATCACCTCGATCGCTTTGCCTTCCGCGAAGCGCCGCTGCCCTTCGACTGGAAGGACGCTTGA
- a CDS encoding glutamine synthetase family protein produces the protein MTAPTEAADQTAADPSARIELLLVGMNGDLRGKMIPLKAEDKVWKNTVRLPASTQSLDIWGDDNDDITKISLTLGDPDGICVPSKNSLTTLPWGPAGSKQVLATMHTLTGDPHYVCPRAILASVMKRFEEKGLTPVVATELEFYVIEPDFRETGAPMPPKALVMNGEVEGYQLYDMRATAAMEDFLETVREYCDHMGLPADATTAEFGPGQFEVNLLHKPDAMAAADDCIYLKRVVDFAARRHGLKATCMAKPYGDHAGSGLHVHASIIDRQGRNILDAKGGDPVKLKSITAGMLKSMQDAQLIFAPFANSYRRFQPGSFAPDKIDWGFGNRGTAIRIPDSQGPAARIEHRVAGADANPHLLLAAILGGILLGLEEDLDPGPVTTPDSAPENANMLTYDFLTAVERFRASAFIKDVFGAEYQRIYGDTKRKEAMAYLRTVSSFDYQTYLPRI, from the coding sequence ATGACAGCACCGACCGAGGCCGCCGATCAAACCGCAGCCGACCCTTCCGCGCGCATCGAACTGCTGCTCGTCGGCATGAATGGCGACCTCAGGGGCAAGATGATCCCGCTCAAAGCCGAGGACAAGGTCTGGAAGAACACTGTGCGCCTGCCGGCCTCGACCCAATCGCTCGACATCTGGGGCGACGACAATGACGACATCACCAAGATCTCGCTGACGCTCGGCGATCCCGACGGCATCTGCGTGCCCAGCAAGAATTCGCTGACCACCCTGCCCTGGGGGCCTGCCGGTTCCAAGCAGGTGCTCGCCACCATGCACACGCTGACTGGCGACCCGCATTATGTCTGCCCACGCGCCATTCTCGCCAGTGTGATGAAGCGTTTCGAGGAGAAGGGCCTGACCCCCGTCGTGGCCACCGAGCTCGAATTCTATGTCATAGAGCCGGATTTCCGCGAAACCGGAGCGCCGATGCCGCCGAAGGCGCTTGTCATGAACGGCGAGGTCGAGGGCTACCAGCTCTATGACATGCGCGCGACGGCTGCGATGGAAGACTTCCTCGAGACCGTGCGCGAATACTGCGACCACATGGGCCTGCCGGCCGATGCGACGACAGCCGAATTCGGCCCGGGCCAGTTCGAGGTCAACCTCCTGCACAAGCCGGATGCCATGGCCGCCGCCGATGACTGCATCTACCTGAAGCGCGTCGTCGATTTCGCCGCCCGCCGGCATGGGCTCAAAGCCACCTGCATGGCCAAGCCCTATGGCGATCACGCCGGCTCCGGCCTGCATGTGCATGCCTCGATCATCGACAGGCAAGGCCGGAACATCCTCGACGCCAAGGGCGGCGATCCGGTGAAGCTGAAATCGATCACGGCCGGCATGCTGAAATCGATGCAAGATGCGCAGCTGATCTTCGCGCCCTTTGCCAATTCCTATCGCCGCTTCCAGCCGGGCTCCTTTGCGCCCGACAAGATCGACTGGGGTTTCGGCAATCGCGGCACGGCGATCCGCATTCCCGACAGCCAAGGCCCCGCCGCCCGCATCGAACATCGTGTGGCCGGAGCGGACGCCAATCCGCATCTGCTGCTCGCCGCCATCCTCGGCGGCATCCTGCTTGGCTTGGAAGAAGACCTCGATCCGGGTCCGGTCACCACGCCTGATAGTGCGCCCGAAAACGCTAATATGCTGACCTATGACTTCCTGACCGCCGTCGAGCGCTTCCGCGCCTCCGCCTTCATCAAGGATGTTTTCGGCGCGGAGTATCAGCGGATCTATGGCGACACCAAGCGCAAGGAAGCCATGGCCTATCTTCGCACCGTCTCGAGCTTCGATTACCAGACCTATCTGCCGCGCATCTGA
- a CDS encoding winged helix-turn-helix transcriptional regulator — MSREHIASLASACPIEATLQLLDGRWKGLILHNLMKEGTLRFNELVRRLPTVTHRQLSKQLKELEEAGLVARTVYPVVPPRVEYSLTPLGESMEPVIAAIGRWGQEHLDCGDIDPVAPADLSLGTSARQRTAA, encoded by the coding sequence ATGTCCCGTGAACACATCGCATCTCTTGCAAGCGCTTGCCCGATTGAAGCTACGTTGCAACTCCTTGATGGCCGATGGAAAGGACTGATCCTCCACAATCTGATGAAGGAAGGCACGCTTCGTTTCAATGAACTGGTGCGGCGCCTTCCCACAGTGACGCATCGGCAGCTGTCAAAGCAGTTGAAGGAACTGGAAGAGGCCGGTCTCGTCGCCCGAACCGTCTATCCGGTCGTGCCGCCGCGTGTTGAATATTCGCTGACCCCGCTCGGCGAAAGCATGGAGCCGGTGATCGCCGCCATTGGTCGCTGGGGTCAGGAGCATCTGGACTGCGGCGACATAGACCCGGTCGCTCCGGCGGACCTCTCCCTCGGTACCTCGGCCCGCCAACGGACGGCGGCCTGA
- a CDS encoding aspartate aminotransferase family protein: protein MNKPLTAVSNLGAIDAAHHLHPFSDMKKLNAAGTKIITRAEGVHIWDATGKQYLDAFAGLWCVNVGYGRKSIADVVHAQMLELPYYNTFFGTTTPPTTLLAQKIAEKTGPKINRVFFSNSGSEASDTWFRMARVYWKALGHETKTQVIARKNAYHGSTVAGASLGGMKWMHEQGNLPIEGIHHINQPYWYAEGGDLSPEDFGLKVARELEEKILELGEENVAAFVAEPIQGAGGVIVPPSTYWAEIKRICAKYQILLVADEVISGFGRLGSWFGHQHYDFEPDLAPIAKGLSSGYLPIGGVLVSDRVAEVMVNELGDFYHGYTYSGHPVAAAAALENIRIIEEEGLVERVRDDTGPYLAQALASLTDHELVGEAVSVGLMGAVQIAADKATRRRFKKPDDTGTAVRNQCVNAGVVLRATGDRMLFSPPLIISRAQIDQAVDTLRNGLDWLKDNRGEG from the coding sequence ATGAACAAGCCGCTTACCGCCGTCTCCAATCTCGGTGCCATCGACGCTGCCCACCATCTTCATCCCTTCTCGGACATGAAGAAGCTGAACGCCGCCGGCACCAAGATCATCACCCGTGCGGAGGGCGTGCACATCTGGGACGCGACCGGCAAGCAGTATCTCGACGCCTTTGCCGGCCTCTGGTGCGTCAATGTCGGTTATGGCCGCAAGTCGATTGCCGATGTCGTGCATGCCCAGATGCTGGAACTGCCCTATTACAACACCTTCTTCGGCACCACGACGCCGCCGACCACCCTGCTCGCCCAGAAGATCGCCGAAAAGACCGGCCCGAAGATCAACCGGGTCTTCTTCTCCAATTCCGGTTCGGAAGCCTCCGACACCTGGTTCCGCATGGCGCGCGTCTACTGGAAGGCGCTCGGCCACGAAACCAAGACGCAGGTGATCGCCCGCAAGAACGCCTACCACGGCTCGACGGTCGCTGGCGCCTCGCTCGGCGGCATGAAGTGGATGCATGAGCAGGGCAATCTGCCGATCGAAGGCATCCACCACATCAACCAGCCCTATTGGTATGCCGAGGGTGGCGATCTCTCGCCCGAGGATTTCGGCCTGAAGGTCGCCCGCGAGCTGGAAGAGAAGATCCTCGAACTCGGCGAAGAGAATGTCGCGGCCTTCGTCGCCGAGCCGATCCAGGGGGCCGGCGGGGTCATCGTGCCGCCCTCGACCTATTGGGCGGAAATCAAGCGCATCTGCGCGAAATACCAGATCCTGCTCGTGGCCGACGAAGTCATCTCCGGCTTCGGTCGCCTGGGTTCCTGGTTCGGCCACCAGCATTACGATTTCGAGCCGGACCTCGCGCCGATCGCCAAGGGCCTGTCATCCGGCTACCTGCCGATCGGCGGCGTGCTGGTCTCTGACCGCGTGGCCGAAGTCATGGTCAACGAACTCGGTGACTTCTACCACGGCTACACCTATTCCGGTCACCCGGTGGCCGCTGCCGCAGCCCTTGAGAATATCCGCATCATTGAGGAAGAAGGCCTGGTCGAGCGCGTCCGCGACGACACCGGGCCCTATCTCGCTCAGGCACTGGCCTCGCTCACCGACCACGAGCTCGTCGGCGAAGCCGTCAGCGTCGGCCTGATGGGCGCCGTCCAGATCGCCGCCGACAAGGCCACACGTCGTCGCTTCAAGAAGCCGGATGATACCGGAACTGCCGTGCGCAACCAGTGTGTCAATGCCGGCGTCGTGCTGCGCGCCACCGGCGACCGCATGCTGTTTTCCCCGCCGCTGATCATCTCGCGTGCTCAGATCGACCAGGCGGTCGATACGCTGCGCAATGGTCTGGACTGGCTGAAGGACAATCGCGGGGAGGGGTGA
- a CDS encoding DMT family transporter: MSTVSSNASPSLSAGLGALSALSVVLIWASWLVSTRHSVGTVLAPLDLSLLRYGIPTLLLSPILLRIGVWPKHVPKRPLILMILGSGALFFQIVGFGMQSTPASAAGVLLPGTMPLAAALIGILVLGERPDLLRRLGIAAIFCGGLLLLIGSLGDGNLTWKSYVVLPIGATLWAIYTHAFKQSGLSAFEGGALICFWSTVINLMLIPFLGINLLEAPIGEVGLQMVTQGLLSGFLATVLYGAAVRSLGGTQAAAYTAVTPVAAALGGGFFLGEELGLVTIAAAIVTGIGVLLSTGVLSRR; the protein is encoded by the coding sequence ATGTCAACTGTCAGCAGCAATGCATCACCATCCCTTTCCGCCGGGCTTGGTGCCCTTTCCGCCCTTTCGGTGGTGTTGATCTGGGCCTCTTGGCTTGTCTCGACACGCCACAGCGTCGGCACGGTTCTGGCGCCGCTCGATCTCAGCCTGCTGCGCTACGGCATTCCGACCCTTCTTCTTTCACCCATCCTTTTGCGAATCGGCGTTTGGCCGAAGCATGTGCCGAAACGACCGCTGATCCTGATGATCCTCGGCTCCGGCGCCTTGTTCTTCCAGATCGTTGGCTTCGGCATGCAGAGCACCCCGGCCTCGGCGGCAGGCGTGCTCCTGCCCGGCACGATGCCACTTGCCGCAGCGCTGATCGGTATCCTCGTCCTTGGCGAACGTCCGGATCTTTTGCGCCGTCTCGGGATTGCCGCGATCTTCTGTGGCGGACTGCTGCTGCTGATCGGCAGTCTCGGTGACGGGAACCTGACCTGGAAAAGCTATGTCGTGCTTCCCATCGGCGCGACACTTTGGGCGATCTACACCCATGCCTTCAAGCAATCCGGACTTTCGGCCTTCGAAGGCGGCGCGCTGATCTGCTTCTGGTCGACGGTGATCAACCTGATGCTGATTCCCTTTCTGGGAATCAATCTCCTGGAGGCTCCGATCGGCGAAGTCGGTCTGCAGATGGTGACGCAGGGCCTGTTGTCGGGCTTTCTTGCAACCGTGCTTTATGGCGCAGCCGTGCGCTCGCTTGGCGGCACACAGGCAGCGGCCTATACAGCGGTGACACCCGTGGCCGCAGCCCTGGGTGGCGGTTTCTTTCTGGGGGAGGAGCTCGGTCTGGTGACGATTGCTGCTGCAATCGTCACCGGTATCGGCGTTCTCTTGTCGACCGGCGTGTTATCGCGCCGTTGA
- a CDS encoding AMP nucleosidase, whose protein sequence is MNTRILNPSPLSFISPEPYQPQAFSDAAAAVDALTALYERNTGFLNNAFQSLAHGAAIEGRYRAYYPQVGIETTSFGHIDSRLSYGHVTSPGLYTTTVTRPALFRHYLKEQLALLMRNHQVPVVVSESTTPIPLHFAFGEGAHVEASAGGLADMQLRDIFDTPDLSVTDDEIANGEYEPQPGEPHPLAPFTAQRIDYSLARLSHYTATSASHFQNFVLFTNYQFYIDEFCAYARKLMADGGGGYTSFVEPGNIVTPAGHGEPTEGVALGRLPQMPAYHLKKKGHAGITMVNIGVGPSNAKTITDHIAVLRPHAWLMLGHCAGLRNSQRLGDYVLAHAYVREDHVLDDDLPVWVPIPALAEVQLALEDAVEEITGYEGFELKRIMRTGTVATIDNRNWELRDQRGPVKRLSQSRAIALDMESATIAANGFRFRVPYGTLLCVSDKPLHGELKLPGMATAFYKTQVSQHLQIGIRAMEKLGAMPPEKLHSRKLRSFYETAFQ, encoded by the coding sequence ATGAACACACGAATCCTCAATCCGTCACCCCTCAGTTTCATCAGCCCGGAGCCGTATCAGCCTCAGGCCTTCAGCGATGCGGCAGCCGCCGTCGACGCGCTGACCGCGCTTTACGAGCGCAATACCGGTTTTCTCAACAACGCCTTCCAGTCCCTTGCCCATGGCGCGGCGATTGAGGGACGTTACCGCGCCTATTACCCGCAGGTCGGAATCGAGACGACCAGCTTTGGCCATATCGACAGCCGTCTGTCCTATGGCCACGTCACCTCGCCCGGCCTCTACACGACGACCGTTACGCGCCCTGCCCTGTTTCGCCATTACCTGAAGGAACAGCTGGCACTCCTGATGCGCAATCATCAGGTGCCGGTGGTGGTTTCGGAATCGACAACGCCCATTCCGCTGCATTTCGCCTTTGGCGAAGGCGCCCATGTTGAAGCCTCTGCAGGCGGGCTCGCGGACATGCAGCTGCGTGACATCTTCGATACGCCGGATCTTTCGGTCACCGATGACGAGATCGCCAATGGCGAATATGAGCCGCAGCCGGGAGAGCCGCATCCGCTGGCACCCTTCACCGCGCAGCGCATCGACTATTCGCTGGCGCGGCTTTCCCACTACACGGCAACCAGCGCCAGCCATTTCCAGAATTTCGTTCTGTTCACGAACTACCAGTTCTATATCGACGAATTCTGCGCCTATGCCCGCAAGCTGATGGCTGATGGCGGCGGCGGATACACGTCCTTCGTTGAACCCGGCAATATCGTCACCCCAGCCGGTCATGGCGAACCGACTGAAGGTGTCGCGCTTGGGCGCCTGCCGCAAATGCCCGCCTATCACCTGAAGAAGAAAGGCCATGCCGGCATTACCATGGTCAATATCGGCGTCGGCCCCTCGAACGCCAAGACGATCACCGACCATATTGCGGTTCTGCGGCCGCATGCCTGGTTGATGCTTGGCCATTGCGCGGGCTTGCGCAACAGCCAGCGGCTTGGCGATTATGTGCTTGCCCATGCCTATGTGCGCGAGGACCATGTTCTGGACGACGACTTGCCGGTCTGGGTGCCAATCCCGGCGCTGGCCGAGGTTCAACTCGCGCTGGAGGATGCCGTCGAGGAAATCACCGGCTATGAAGGTTTCGAGCTGAAGCGGATCATGCGCACCGGCACGGTGGCCACCATTGACAATCGGAACTGGGAACTGCGCGACCAGCGGGGACCGGTCAAGCGGTTGTCGCAGTCGCGTGCCATTGCGCTCGACATGGAATCGGCCACCATTGCGGCCAACGGCTTCCGCTTCCGCGTGCCCTATGGCACCCTGCTCTGCGTTTCCGACAAGCCGCTGCATGGCGAGTTGAAGCTACCGGGCATGGCGACGGCCTTCTACAAGACCCAGGTCAGCCAGCATCTGCAGATCGGCATTCGTGCCATGGAAAAGCTCGGCGCCATGCCGCCGGAAAAGCTGCATTCCAGAAAACTGAGAAGCTTCTACGAGACGGCGTTCCAGTAG
- a CDS encoding L,D-transpeptidase: MTLSRRSLLIGLPLILAGCQSIPNQQALYGDLPDEPFPLKKVPLEKIKPELRRQEVAYETNHKPGTVVVDTPARRLYYVMENGRAMRYGVGVGREGLALRGNAYIGRKAEWPSWTPTANMIRREPERNLKYAGGVPGGPNNPLGARAIYLYRNGNDTMFRIHGTNQPQSIGQAMSSGCVRMMNHDVIDLYDRVKVGGRVEVIQA, translated from the coding sequence ATGACACTTTCCCGCCGCAGTCTTCTGATCGGCCTACCGCTCATTCTGGCAGGATGCCAATCCATACCCAACCAGCAGGCCCTTTATGGCGACCTGCCGGATGAACCCTTCCCGTTGAAGAAGGTGCCGCTGGAAAAGATCAAGCCTGAACTGCGCCGTCAGGAAGTGGCTTACGAGACCAATCACAAGCCGGGAACCGTCGTGGTCGATACGCCCGCGCGTCGCCTCTACTACGTGATGGAGAATGGCCGCGCGATGCGCTACGGCGTCGGTGTCGGACGCGAAGGTCTGGCGCTGCGCGGCAATGCCTATATCGGACGCAAGGCCGAGTGGCCGTCCTGGACGCCGACGGCAAACATGATCCGCCGCGAACCCGAGCGGAACCTGAAATATGCCGGCGGTGTGCCGGGAGGACCGAACAATCCGCTCGGAGCCCGTGCTATCTACCTGTATCGCAATGGCAATGACACCATGTTCCGCATCCACGGCACCAACCAGCCGCAATCGATCGGCCAGGCCATGTCATCCGGTTGCGTTCGCATGATGAACCATGACGTCATCGATCTCTATGATCGCGTGAAGGTCGGCGGTCGGGTCGAGGTCATTCAGGCCTGA
- a CDS encoding Lrp/AsnC family transcriptional regulator gives MPKLDHFDRAILNALQVNARATNVEIAETVNLSQSPCLRRIRALEEEGIIKGYRADLDRQAVGLEMTIFVAFKVSRHSFDNAQEFQQSLLKIPEIVSCYMISGDYDFLAEIVVENLAAYERLLTERLLVLPQVTDIRSNFAIRNIKTGGPLQLPTTRR, from the coding sequence ATGCCAAAACTGGATCATTTCGACCGGGCTATCCTCAACGCTTTGCAGGTCAATGCGCGGGCCACGAATGTGGAGATCGCCGAAACGGTCAATCTCTCCCAGTCTCCCTGCCTGCGCCGGATCAGAGCGCTTGAAGAGGAGGGTATCATCAAAGGCTACCGGGCAGATCTCGACCGGCAAGCGGTGGGCCTCGAAATGACGATTTTCGTGGCGTTCAAGGTCAGTCGCCACAGCTTTGACAATGCGCAGGAGTTTCAGCAGTCCCTGCTCAAAATCCCCGAGATCGTTTCCTGCTACATGATCTCCGGTGACTACGACTTTCTCGCGGAAATTGTCGTTGAGAATCTCGCTGCCTATGAGCGGCTTTTGACCGAACGACTGCTTGTTCTGCCGCAGGTCACGGACATCCGGTCGAATTTTGCCATCCGAAACATCAAGACCGGCGGCCCGCTGCAGCTACCCACTACCCGCCGCTAA
- a CDS encoding GNAT family N-acetyltransferase, translating to MAEALLFRIVKAKPHHFAAIQEVELAAFETLRVAGAVSGQPEASTEEELERYLEDDLLLIALSADDAVIGYAGAYGVPEEACLHLGEIDVHPDHQGQGIGRRLVSALMDEARERGMLQASLTTDRLAPFNAGFYQAMGFVMRDGADCPPRLAGLLQMESAKGLDPKRRCAMTASL from the coding sequence GTGGCTGAGGCATTGCTTTTTCGCATCGTCAAAGCGAAGCCTCACCACTTCGCCGCAATCCAGGAGGTCGAACTCGCCGCCTTCGAAACCTTGCGTGTCGCCGGTGCGGTCTCAGGTCAGCCGGAAGCGAGCACGGAGGAAGAACTTGAGCGCTATCTGGAGGACGACCTGCTGTTGATCGCACTCAGCGCAGATGACGCTGTGATCGGCTATGCGGGTGCCTATGGTGTGCCGGAGGAGGCTTGTCTTCATCTGGGCGAAATCGATGTGCATCCGGACCATCAAGGACAGGGTATCGGCCGGCGACTGGTGTCGGCACTCATGGATGAAGCGCGGGAGCGGGGCATGCTGCAGGCAAGCCTCACCACCGATCGTTTGGCTCCATTCAATGCAGGTTTCTATCAGGCCATGGGTTTTGTCATGCGCGATGGTGCCGACTGTCCACCGCGATTGGCAGGGCTCTTGCAAATGGAAAGCGCCAAGGGGCTCGACCCAAAGAGGCGCTGTGCCATGACCGCCAGCCTGTGA
- a CDS encoding YciI family protein: MKYLLQVWLPDGVFASIPQDEKDKLDRDSLAYDTLLKDQGHFIAAEPLLGPETAVSIRHGNGEISITDGPFCETREHLGGFIVVEARDLNDAIRLASAVPVGRYGGIEVRPIFDLEALVASQTTAAD; encoded by the coding sequence ATGAAGTATCTCCTCCAAGTCTGGCTGCCCGACGGGGTCTTCGCCTCCATACCTCAGGACGAAAAGGACAAGCTGGACCGAGATTCGCTCGCCTACGACACTCTGCTGAAGGACCAGGGTCACTTTATCGCGGCGGAGCCCTTGCTCGGGCCGGAAACTGCCGTTTCGATCCGACATGGAAATGGCGAGATCTCGATCACCGATGGCCCGTTCTGTGAAACCCGCGAGCATCTGGGTGGCTTTATCGTTGTCGAGGCCCGTGACCTCAATGATGCGATCCGGCTGGCAAGCGCCGTGCCGGTCGGGCGCTATGGCGGCATAGAGGTGCGACCGATCTTCGATCTGGAAGCGCTGGTAGCCTCGCAAACAACCGCAGCGGACTGA
- a CDS encoding diacylglycerol/lipid kinase family protein, producing MKIKAILNRDGGTFKTTDMAAYCDHAVRVFAKRGHELTCSVVDGPSIMETLERAMDEHQADVILAGGGDGTISAAAGMSWKTGTPLGIIPAGTMNLFARSLKLPLDIWAVLDVLADGQVRPVDIATANGRPFVHQFAAGLHARMVRMRNAMNFASRIGKIRASTSAAFGVMLDPPRFDVIFDMDGDGRSDERPVSAISVSNNPIGNNSLFFADRVDTGHLGVYLADPLEPTGVGALAFDIMRGRFKENEAVKASTAKMVRLHFPNYRKGAACVLDGELLRMPPDVEIKMHAGELQVLVPTAS from the coding sequence ATGAAGATCAAGGCGATTCTCAATCGCGATGGCGGCACATTCAAGACGACCGACATGGCTGCCTATTGCGACCATGCCGTTCGCGTGTTCGCCAAGCGCGGGCATGAGCTGACTTGTTCCGTGGTCGACGGTCCGTCCATCATGGAAACGTTGGAGCGTGCCATGGACGAGCATCAGGCCGATGTGATCCTGGCTGGCGGCGGAGATGGCACGATCTCGGCGGCTGCCGGCATGAGCTGGAAGACCGGAACGCCGCTCGGCATCATTCCCGCCGGCACCATGAACCTCTTCGCAAGATCGCTGAAGCTGCCGCTCGACATCTGGGCTGTGCTTGACGTGCTGGCGGACGGGCAGGTTCGTCCCGTTGATATTGCCACCGCCAATGGTCGCCCCTTTGTTCACCAGTTTGCCGCCGGTCTTCATGCCCGGATGGTGCGGATGCGCAATGCTATGAATTTTGCCTCCCGCATTGGCAAGATCCGCGCAAGCACAAGCGCTGCCTTCGGCGTCATGCTCGATCCGCCGCGCTTTGATGTGATCTTCGACATGGACGGCGACGGGCGAAGCGATGAACGCCCCGTTTCGGCGATTTCCGTCTCCAACAATCCGATCGGCAACAATTCCCTCTTCTTCGCCGACAGGGTCGATACGGGGCACTTGGGCGTCTATCTTGCCGATCCACTGGAACCGACCGGCGTCGGCGCGCTCGCATTCGACATCATGCGCGGTCGTTTCAAGGAGAACGAGGCGGTGAAGGCGTCAACGGCCAAGATGGTGCGCCTGCATTTTCCCAACTACCGGAAAGGTGCTGCCTGTGTTCTCGATGGCGAATTGCTGCGCATGCCGCCCGACGTCGAGATCAAGATGCATGCCGGCGAATTGCAGGTCTTGGTGCCAACAGCATCCTGA
- a CDS encoding SDR family NAD(P)-dependent oxidoreductase, with amino-acid sequence MTNSLFIPDLAGKAVLITGASSGIGEALARAFAAQGALVGLHYNSNSEAAHAIAGDIEAAGGSVVLVKGDAASSAAMAEAVAHVAKTFGRLDGVINNAGSMIARVLYEEMTDAHYNKVMDVNARSVLSASQAAVAHMKLQGGGFIINTTSVAARTGGTAGSGVYGSSKAFVGAVTKGMALEFGKYNIRVNAVAPGVITTAFQDKYALPGQLDQVAGSVPLKRTGTPQDCVGAYLFLASPMLSGYITGQTIDVNGGQFMP; translated from the coding sequence ATGACGAACAGCTTGTTCATTCCCGATCTCGCCGGAAAGGCCGTTCTGATCACCGGCGCGTCGAGTGGCATCGGCGAGGCGCTGGCCCGGGCCTTTGCCGCCCAGGGCGCCCTGGTCGGCCTGCATTACAATTCGAATTCCGAGGCCGCGCATGCGATCGCTGGGGATATCGAGGCCGCTGGCGGCAGTGTCGTGCTGGTGAAGGGCGATGCGGCCTCATCTGCGGCCATGGCGGAGGCCGTGGCGCATGTCGCCAAGACCTTCGGTCGGCTCGACGGCGTCATCAACAATGCCGGCAGCATGATCGCGCGCGTTCTCTATGAAGAGATGACCGATGCCCATTACAACAAGGTGATGGACGTCAATGCGCGCTCGGTGCTTTCAGCCAGCCAGGCGGCGGTCGCGCATATGAAGCTGCAGGGTGGCGGCTTCATCATCAACACGACCTCGGTCGCCGCACGCACGGGCGGCACGGCAGGCTCAGGCGTCTACGGCTCGTCGAAAGCCTTTGTCGGCGCGGTGACCAAGGGCATGGCGCTGGAATTCGGCAAATACAATATCCGCGTCAATGCGGTGGCGCCCGGCGTCATCACCACCGCCTTCCAGGACAAATACGCCCTGCCCGGCCAGCTCGACCAGGTGGCCGGCAGCGTGCCCTTGAAGCGTACCGGCACACCGCAAGACTGTGTCGGCGCCTATCTCTTCCTCGCCTCGCCGATGCTGTCCGGTTACATCACGGGACAGACGATCGACGTGAATGGCGGGCAGTTCATGCCGTGA
- a CDS encoding YdeI/OmpD-associated family protein: MAGAGDKSFAEVTALSRAEWSEWLRDHHATSESVWLVYRKQSKGGQLTVDEAVEEALCWGWIDSLPRKRDDDFTMLLFSPRRANSNWSAVNKARVERAISSGRMQPQGLAVINEAKANGRWQALDDVEALVIPADLGDALDALPPARINFEAFPKSARRGILEWILNARTVETRAKRIAETAKLAADNIRANQWKGGRG; the protein is encoded by the coding sequence GTGGCAGGCGCAGGAGACAAGTCCTTTGCGGAAGTGACGGCCCTGAGCCGTGCCGAATGGTCCGAATGGTTGCGGGATCATCATGCAACCAGTGAAAGCGTCTGGCTGGTGTACCGCAAGCAGTCGAAAGGGGGCCAGCTGACGGTGGACGAGGCCGTGGAAGAGGCGCTTTGCTGGGGCTGGATCGACAGCCTGCCACGCAAACGCGACGATGACTTCACGATGCTGCTGTTTTCGCCGCGCCGGGCCAATTCAAACTGGTCGGCGGTCAACAAGGCGCGGGTGGAGCGTGCGATCAGCAGCGGGCGTATGCAGCCTCAGGGCCTTGCCGTGATCAATGAAGCCAAGGCCAATGGCCGCTGGCAGGCCCTCGACGATGTCGAGGCGCTGGTGATCCCGGCGGATCTCGGGGACGCGCTCGATGCCTTGCCGCCGGCACGGATCAATTTCGAAGCTTTTCCAAAGTCGGCACGCCGCGGAATTCTGGAATGGATCCTCAATGCTCGGACGGTAGAGACGCGGGCGAAACGCATTGCAGAAACCGCAAAGCTCGCCGCCGACAATATCCGCGCCAACCAATGGAAGGGCGGTCGTGGCTGA